One window of Magallana gigas chromosome 2, xbMagGiga1.1, whole genome shotgun sequence genomic DNA carries:
- the LOC105336979 gene encoding uncharacterized protein isoform X3: MPKRKTQSSESQPYQPRKRAGKQPPLLEPPSAPSTTDYPEVQMNLAPELPQSIPGPSYTLGAQETPPVEPLPPHQLQDLAERISTILKDRGSPQSQEEGCVAFDLAE; encoded by the exons ATGCCGAAGAGAAAAACACAGAGCAGCGAGAGCCAACCCTATCAACCTCGGAAACGAGCAGGGAAGCAACCGCCTCTCCTAGAGCCTCCTTCAGCCCCTTCGACTACTGATTATCCTGAAGTTCAGATGAATCTGGCACCTGAACTGCCCCAGTCCATCCCTGGTCCTTCTTACACACTTGGTGCACAGGAAACTCCCCCTGTGGAGCCGCTACCTCCTCACCAACTGCAAGACCTGGCGGAGCGGATATCCACCATCTTAAAAGACAGAGGGAGTCCTCAGTCGCAGGAAGAAG GTTGTGTTGCTTTTGATCTTGCTGAGTAA
- the LOC105336979 gene encoding uncharacterized protein isoform X2, with the protein MPKRKTQSSESQPYQPRKRAGKQPPLLEPPSAPSTTDYPEVQMNLAPELPQSIPGPSYTLGAQETPPVEPLPPHQLQDLAERISTILKDRGSPQSQEEDTRIWIVGSSIIKRAFCQTRHSIFQTHLELERHRATIFWQGKGGMKWGEILPKIKCLLKVEDPPNFLVLHCGGNNIPGEKGEKSVDLRLKINNTLVSLAKLLPDTVLVWSQILPRQHWRGGVDQEAMDMVRKRLNSFVATALIRTGGKYIRYPEIQIDCPHLFAPDGVHLSELGNQFFLYRLQQALQTFITKPSEKVSPKLGEFGPWLCYD; encoded by the exons ATGCCGAAGAGAAAAACACAGAGCAGCGAGAGCCAACCCTATCAACCTCGGAAACGAGCAGGGAAGCAACCGCCTCTCCTAGAGCCTCCTTCAGCCCCTTCGACTACTGATTATCCTGAAGTTCAGATGAATCTGGCACCTGAACTGCCCCAGTCCATCCCTGGTCCTTCTTACACACTTGGTGCACAGGAAACTCCCCCTGTGGAGCCGCTACCTCCTCACCAACTGCAAGACCTGGCGGAGCGGATATCCACCATCTTAAAAGACAGAGGGAGTCCTCAGTCGCAGGAAGAAG ATACTAGAATTTGGATTGTGGGTTCGTCCATTATTAAGCGAGCCTTTTGTCAGACAAGGCATTCAATATTTCAAACTCACCTCGAGCTAGAAAGGCATCGGGCAACAATTTTCTGGCAGGGTAAGGGTGGAATGAAATGGGGGGAAATTCTGCCGAAAATCAAGTGTTTACTAAAAGTAGAGGACCCACCCAATTTCCTCGTATTGCACTGTGGGGGCAATAACATACCGGGTGAAAAAGGTGAGAAGTCTGTTGATTTAAGACTAAAAATCAACAACACCTTGGTCAGTTTGGCCAAGCTGTTGCCCGACACTGTTTTGGTTTGGTCACAGATACTCCCCCGTCAGCACTGGCGAGGCGGTGTTGACCAAGAAGCAATGGATATGGTCAGAAAACGGTTAAACAGTTTTGTTGCAACCGCCTTAATCCGCACAGGGGGGAAATATATTCGATATCCAGAAATTCAGATTGATTGTCCGCACTTGTTTGCCCCTGACGGAGTTCATCTCTCTGAACTTGGTAACCAATTTTTCTTGTACCGCCTCCAACAAGCTCTGCAGACTTTTATTACAAAACCCTCTGAAAAAGTGTCACCAAAATTGGGAGAGTTTGGGCCATGGCTGTGCTATGACTAG
- the LOC105336979 gene encoding uncharacterized protein isoform X1: protein MPKRKTQSSESQPYQPRKRAGKQPPLLEPPSAPSTTDYPEVQMNLAPELPQSIPGPSYTLGAQETPPVEPLPPHQLQDLAERISTILKDRGSPQSQEEDLETSNQPGVLSQQLNQPQTVTESPFPCMLDVSNVACTPIKVPALSKYLAKYPIKENALELLEGFQFGFKLCYEGPRRPYNCNNLKSLKLLTTEAIQLVNKEINMGRVAGPFPYSPLHNLRLSPIGMVPKKDGTFRLIHHLSHPAGDSVNDYIDHKYCSVRYTPFEEALEMLEKLGSGALMARLDVKSAFRLLPVHPSDFQLLGYKINDYIYIDKCMPFGCSVSCAKFEKFASFLEWVLKTLCQSYNVVHYLDDFLLAGLPGTQECHYLVSKFTSLCDELGVPLAHDKTLGPTTKLVFLGLEIDTVAETVSIPLDKLGQLRHQLNYFLYRKKVTLSEIQSLTGLLNFCIRAIPAGRAFVRRLYDATTGLSKPYHKRRVSLEMKQDIQMWLVFLESFNGINSYKQVDWANDFQLELFTDSAGSENLGCGAIFGTHWAFLTWPESWKGACIFRDITFLELVPIAMAFSIWGKELVGKRVILHTDNKALVTILNTKTSKSPRVMILLRLLVLKGLVHNIQFKGQHIIGVQNVKADSLSRLQWNRFRHVFPEADQLPSTVPDSFLRLIYNIEHKNC, encoded by the exons ATGCCGAAGAGAAAAACACAGAGCAGCGAGAGCCAACCCTATCAACCTCGGAAACGAGCAGGGAAGCAACCGCCTCTCCTAGAGCCTCCTTCAGCCCCTTCGACTACTGATTATCCTGAAGTTCAGATGAATCTGGCACCTGAACTGCCCCAGTCCATCCCTGGTCCTTCTTACACACTTGGTGCACAGGAAACTCCCCCTGTGGAGCCGCTACCTCCTCACCAACTGCAAGACCTGGCGGAGCGGATATCCACCATCTTAAAAGACAGAGGGAGTCCTCAGTCGCAGGAAGAAG ATCTGGAAACTTCCAATCAACCTGGCGTCCTCAGTCAACAGTTAAACCAGCCACAAACAGTAACAGAATCCCCCTTCCCTTGCATGCTAGACGTCAGTAATGTTGCTTGCACTCCCATTAAAGTCCCAGCATTATCCAAATATTTGGCAAAATACCCTATTAAGGAAAATGCCCTCGAATTACTAGAGGGTTttcaatttggttttaaattatGTTATGAAGGTCCTAGACGGCCATACAACTGTAACAACCTTAAGTCTCTAAAGTTACTTACCACAGAAGCCATACAATTGgttaacaaagaaataaatatggGCAGGGTTGCTGGACCTTTCCCTTACTCCCCACTTCATAACCTTAGACTTTCCCCGATAGGTATGGTGCCAAAGAAGGATGGTACTTTCCGCCTAATTCATCATTTGTCTCACCCAGCTGGTGATAGTGTGAATGATTATATTGATCACAAGTATTGTTCAGTTAGATATACCCCATTTGAAGAAGCCCTTGAAATGTTAGAAAAGTTAGGTTCAGGTGCGTTAATGGCTCGTTTGGACGTCAAGAGTGCTTTTCGCTTACTTCCGGTTCATCCATCTGATTTTCAGCTGCTGGGTTACAAGATAAATGATTACATTTATATTGACAAGTGTATGCCATTTGGGTGTTCAGTAAGTTGTgctaaatttgaaaagtttgcttCCTTTCTGGAATGGGTATTAAAAACTCTGTGTCAATCTTATAACGTAGTGCACTACCTTGATGATTTTCTACTAGCTGGTCTTCCTGGGACTCAGGAATGCCATTATCTAGTGTCAAAATTTACCAGTCTTTGTGATGAATTAGGGGTTCCACTAGCCCATGACAAAACCTTGGGTCCTACAACAAAATTAGTGTTTTTAGGACTCGAAATCGATACAGTTGCAGAGACGGTTAGTATTCCCTTAGACAAATTGGGTCAATTACGTCATCAACTGAACTATTTTCTTTACCGTAAAAAGGTGACCCTTAGTGAAATCCAGTCACTAACTGGCCTACTTAATTTCTGCATTAGAGCTATTCCAGCAGGCCGAGCATTCGTAAGGCGCTTGTATGATGCCACAACCGGCCTTAGCAAGCCTTATCACAAACGTAGAGTTTCTTTGGAAATGAAGCAAGATATACAAATGTGGCTTGTGTTCCTGGAGTCATTTAATGGTATAAATTCTTATAAGCAGGTAGACTGGGCCAATGATTTTCAGTTAGAATTATTCACAGACAGTGCTGGTTCTGAAAACCTAGGTTGTGGGGCTATTTTTGGAACTCATTGGGCCTTTTTAACATGGCCTGAATCCTGGAAAGGGGCATGCATATTTAGGGACATCACATTTTTAGAATTGGTTCCCATAGCAATGGCATTCTCTATTTGGGGTAAGGAGCTGGTGGGAAAAAGAGTAATTCTTCACACAGATAATAAAGCGCTCGTTACCATTTTAAATACTAAAACATCCAAATCACCCAGAGTCATGATTCTCTTAAGATTGTTAGTCCTGAAGGGACTTGTGcataatattcaatttaaagGGCAGCATATTATAGGAGTTCAAAACGTTAAAGCTGATTCTCTCTCTCGTCTGCAGTGGAACAGATTCAGACATGTCTTTCCAGAAGCCGACCAGCTCCCATCGACTGTTCCAGACTCATTCCTCAGACTCATCTACAATATCGAGCACAAGAATTGCTAA
- the LOC105329416 gene encoding clumping factor A isoform X1: MSALSLIFFVACIAASSAWHLRVSLNDIFKGHCRTVSPRVCRKSLEKFDPDYHCGFILRSVCSGTNKIERVRTRRSTLQPNHEHSLHVTPLPKKMAFYDANADGQISIKEFARTLGHDPRAFHVKDAFRVADANGDGMVDGYEFENDAWIFDDDFDDDDYNLEDTDEDSYKSVNFDLLDGSSEESSSSSDSSDSSSQSSGDSASNDHSYDDSNDVDYDDLINGKDSSSSEENGASSSSSSDDSNDDSGSHSGDDDSNSSGDSKSSGSNSDSNSNSADNSDHSNDASNGIDDSSNSKSGDDDKSSQSNENDSKDNDSKDSDSKDDDDSNEGKIGDGLADVFPDDLNLDEIVPKEMELGDGIIGEAIDNIIGDGMELELPELEGPDSDTMKNVGIAMALTKFQPNQNQIHPKADSHGLDGHDHADHSHSEFDFSKGHTNYIADAMNPKPTMLSNALLGIGGTGGGSRMRSGMAHGSGGEFVVLQPHRISNNNFKKVATDLNSVSLAF, encoded by the exons ATGAGCGCTCTCTCTTTGATTTTCTTCGTTGCCTGCATTGCCGCATCGTCGGCTTGGCATCTTCGGGTATCGTTGAACGACATCTTTAAGGGACACTGTCGTACCGTCAGCCCTAGAGTGTGTCGGAAAAGTCTGGAGAAGTTTGACCCGGACTACCACTGTGGCTTTATTTTGAGAAGCGTGTGCTCGGGAACGAACAAGATTGAGAGGGTTCGAACACGAAGATCGACCCTGCAG CCAAACCATGAGCATTCGCTGCACGTTACTCCACTTCCAAAGAAAATGGCGTTCTATGACGCAAACGCAGACGGACAGATTTCAATCAAGGAATTTGCGCGAACTCTAGGTCATGATCCCCGTGCCTTCCATGTCAAAGATGCCTTCCGTGTGGCCGATGCCAACG GTGATGGGATGGTTGATGGATATGAGTTCGAAAACGATGCCTGGATTTTTGATGACGATTTTGATGATGATG ACTATAATCTAGAGGACACAGACGAAGATTCTTATAAATCCGTCAATTTTGATCTTCTCGATGGCAGCAGCGAGGAAAGTTCATCAAGCAGCGACAGTTCCGACTCATCCTCTCAAAGTTCCGGAGACTCTGCATCCAACGATCACTCTTACGATGATTCTAATGACGTCGATTATGACGACCTTATAAACGGCAAAGATTCAAGCAGCTCGGAAGAGAATGGCGCGTCTAGCAGTAGCTCTTCGGACGATTCTAACGACGACAGCGGGTCACACAGCGGAGACGACGATTCCAACAGCTCAGGTGACAGCAAATCGTCAGGCAGCAATAGTGACTCAAACAGCAATAGCGCTGATAATAGCGATCACTCGAACGATGCTAGCAATGGTATCGATGACAGTAGCAATAGTAAATCAGGGGACGATGATAAAAGCAGTCaatcaaatgaaaatgattCAAAAGATAATGATAGCAAAGACAGCGATAGCAAAGATGACGATGATAGCAATGAAGGCAAAATAGGCGACGGCTTAGCCGACGTTTTTCCAGATGACCTTAACTTAGATGAAATTGTCCCCAAAGAAATGGAACTTGGAGACGGTATCATCGGGGAAGCCATTGACAACATCATTGGAGACGGGATGGAATTAGAACTCCCTGAGCTGGAGGGGCCCGACTCTGATACCATGAAAAATGTAGGAATCGCTATGGCTTTGACTAAGTTTCAACCAAACCAAAACCAAATTCATCCAAAAGCTGACTCTCATGGCCTCGATGGACATGATCATGCAGACCATTCCCACAGCGAGTTTGACTTCTCCAAGGGTCACACTAATTATATCGCCGACGCAATGAATCCCAAGCCTACAATGCTGTCTAACGCCCTTTTAGGGATCGGAGGAACGGGTGGCGGATCCAGGATGAGATCAGGTATGGCCCATGGAAGCGGTGGCGAGTTTGTGGTGCTGCAGCCACATCGTATCAGTAATAATAATTTCAAGAAAGTCGCAACGGACTTGAATTCAGTTTCTCTCGCATTTTAG
- the LOC105329416 gene encoding clumping factor A isoform X2 has product MSALSLIFFVACIAASSAWHLRVSLNDIFKGHCRTVSPRVCRKSLEKFDPDYHCGFILRSVCSGTNKIERVRTRRSTLQPNHEHSLHVTPLPKKMAFYDANADGQISIKEFARTLGHDPRAFHVKDAFRVADANGDGMVDGYEFENDAWIFDDDFDDDDYNLEDTDEDSYKSVNFDLLDGSSEESSSSSDSSDSSSQSSGDSASNDHSYDDSNDVDYDDLINGKDSSSSEENGASSSSSSDDSNDDSGSHSGDDDSNSSGDSKSSGSNSDSNSNSADNSDHSNDASNGIDDSSNSKSGDDDKSSQSNENDSKDNDSKDSDSKDDDDSNEGKIGDGLADVFPDDLNLDEIVPKEMELGDGIIGEAIDNIIGDGMELELPELEGPDSDTMKNVGIAMALTKFQPNQNQIHPKADSHGLDGHDHADHSHSEFDFSKGHTNYIADAMNPKPTMLSNALLGIGGTGGGSRMRSVDSTQARERFNAIAMNNRRRVPASLWPSWIVS; this is encoded by the exons ATGAGCGCTCTCTCTTTGATTTTCTTCGTTGCCTGCATTGCCGCATCGTCGGCTTGGCATCTTCGGGTATCGTTGAACGACATCTTTAAGGGACACTGTCGTACCGTCAGCCCTAGAGTGTGTCGGAAAAGTCTGGAGAAGTTTGACCCGGACTACCACTGTGGCTTTATTTTGAGAAGCGTGTGCTCGGGAACGAACAAGATTGAGAGGGTTCGAACACGAAGATCGACCCTGCAG CCAAACCATGAGCATTCGCTGCACGTTACTCCACTTCCAAAGAAAATGGCGTTCTATGACGCAAACGCAGACGGACAGATTTCAATCAAGGAATTTGCGCGAACTCTAGGTCATGATCCCCGTGCCTTCCATGTCAAAGATGCCTTCCGTGTGGCCGATGCCAACG GTGATGGGATGGTTGATGGATATGAGTTCGAAAACGATGCCTGGATTTTTGATGACGATTTTGATGATGATG ACTATAATCTAGAGGACACAGACGAAGATTCTTATAAATCCGTCAATTTTGATCTTCTCGATGGCAGCAGCGAGGAAAGTTCATCAAGCAGCGACAGTTCCGACTCATCCTCTCAAAGTTCCGGAGACTCTGCATCCAACGATCACTCTTACGATGATTCTAATGACGTCGATTATGACGACCTTATAAACGGCAAAGATTCAAGCAGCTCGGAAGAGAATGGCGCGTCTAGCAGTAGCTCTTCGGACGATTCTAACGACGACAGCGGGTCACACAGCGGAGACGACGATTCCAACAGCTCAGGTGACAGCAAATCGTCAGGCAGCAATAGTGACTCAAACAGCAATAGCGCTGATAATAGCGATCACTCGAACGATGCTAGCAATGGTATCGATGACAGTAGCAATAGTAAATCAGGGGACGATGATAAAAGCAGTCaatcaaatgaaaatgattCAAAAGATAATGATAGCAAAGACAGCGATAGCAAAGATGACGATGATAGCAATGAAGGCAAAATAGGCGACGGCTTAGCCGACGTTTTTCCAGATGACCTTAACTTAGATGAAATTGTCCCCAAAGAAATGGAACTTGGAGACGGTATCATCGGGGAAGCCATTGACAACATCATTGGAGACGGGATGGAATTAGAACTCCCTGAGCTGGAGGGGCCCGACTCTGATACCATGAAAAATGTAGGAATCGCTATGGCTTTGACTAAGTTTCAACCAAACCAAAACCAAATTCATCCAAAAGCTGACTCTCATGGCCTCGATGGACATGATCATGCAGACCATTCCCACAGCGAGTTTGACTTCTCCAAGGGTCACACTAATTATATCGCCGACGCAATGAATCCCAAGCCTACAATGCTGTCTAACGCCCTTTTAGGGATCGGAGGAACGGGTGGCGGATCCAGGATGAGATCAG